In Flavobacterium sp. 83, the genomic window CATCAATTTCTTTGATGATTACTTGTGGCTGACCGATTTGTAATTCATACCCTTCTCTTCTCATTGTTTCAATAAGAACAGATAAGTGAAGTACACCACGACCAAAAACCATAAATTTATCCGCTGAATCAGTTTCACCCAATTTCATTGCTAAATTTTTCTCTAATTCTTTTGTCAAACGATCTCTAATATGACGAGAAGTTACAAATTTACCCTCTTTACCAAAGAAAGGAGAGTCATTAATTGTAAACAACATACTCATAGTAGGCTCGTCAATATCAATTGTTTTCAACGCTTCTGGGTTTTCAAAATCAGCGATAGTATCTCCAATTTCAAATCCTTCAACACCAATAATTGCACAAATATCTCCCGCAATTACTTGTTGTACTTTTTTACGACCAAGACCTTCAAAAGTATGAAGTTCTTTAATTCTAGATTTCATTACAGTACCGTCTCTCTTTACTAATGAGATTGGCATACCTTCGTTTAAAATACCTCTTTCAAGACGACCAATAGCGATACGACCTGTAAATGCTGAGAAATCTAATGATGTAATCAACATTTGTGGTGTTCCTTCAGAAACCTTAGGAGCTGGTACATTTTCTATAACCATATCCAACAATGCTTCAACATTATCAGTTACGTTTTCCCAATGGTCAGACATCCAGTTATTTTTAGCAGAACCGTAAACAGTTGGAAAATCCAATTGCCACTCTTCAGCACCTAATTCAAACATTAAGTCAAAAACTTTTTCATGCACTTCTTCAGGAGTACAGTTTTCTTTATCAACTTTATTGATTACAACGCAAGGTTTTAGACCTAAGTCAATCGCTTTTTGTAATACAAAACGCGTTTGTGGCATAGGACCTTCGAATGCATCTACTAGTAGACAAACTCCATCCGCCATATTCAATACACGCTCTACTTCACCACCAAAATCGGCGTGACCAGGAGTATCAATAATGTTGATTTTTGTTCCTTTGTAAACTACAGAAACATTTTTTGAAGTAATAGTAATACCTCTTTCACGCTCTAAGTCGTTGTTATCAAGGATTAAGTCACCTGTGTTTTCGTTGTCACGAAATAACTGACAGTGATACATAATTTTATCAACCAAAGTTGTTTTACCGTGATCGACGTGGGCAATAATTGCAATGTTTCTAATAGATTCCATCTGTGATTTTTAATGGCTGCAAA contains:
- the typA gene encoding translational GTPase TypA; amino-acid sequence: MESIRNIAIIAHVDHGKTTLVDKIMYHCQLFRDNENTGDLILDNNDLERERGITITSKNVSVVYKGTKINIIDTPGHADFGGEVERVLNMADGVCLLVDAFEGPMPQTRFVLQKAIDLGLKPCVVINKVDKENCTPEEVHEKVFDLMFELGAEEWQLDFPTVYGSAKNNWMSDHWENVTDNVEALLDMVIENVPAPKVSEGTPQMLITSLDFSAFTGRIAIGRLERGILNEGMPISLVKRDGTVMKSRIKELHTFEGLGRKKVQQVIAGDICAIIGVEGFEIGDTIADFENPEALKTIDIDEPTMSMLFTINDSPFFGKEGKFVTSRHIRDRLTKELEKNLAMKLGETDSADKFMVFGRGVLHLSVLIETMRREGYELQIGQPQVIIKEIDGKKCEPIEELTIDLPENLSGRAVEFVTLRKGEMLSMETKGERMIVKFNIPSRGIIGLRNQLLTATAGEAIMAHRFIGYEPYKGEIAGRNKGSLISMEKGKAIPYSIDKLQDRGKFFVEPNAEIYEGQVIGENSRGDDMCVNVTKEKKQSNVRSSGNDEKARIIPPIIFSLEEALEYIQKDEYVEVTPKSIRLRKIYLTETDRKRFKI